acatttttgcaaatcaaTACAGTCATTGATGTGCTGCATCACCTCCTCCCCCACCTGAAACACCCACCCCATCCTCCCAACATGCTGCTTGTTAGGCTGGGTGGTGGTGCTCAGCTTTTATTCCATTCATCTTATGGGCTTTATGCAACCTTTTTCTGCTTGATCAAAAGCCTCCACTAAATCAGGTATTTGATTAATATAAACGTAGGCAGTACATTGTTGACCCAGGTCAAATGTAAGATGTACAAAGAGGAATAAATAACAGATTGTATGTGACACCAAAGCAGTGCAGCGTACAAAGGTTTTCTGAAAAGAGCAAGTATGAAGTCATCACTAACCTCTCACTGCTCCTCTAGCTGTTGAAATTAAATCGATTTTAACATTAAACCGAGACTCAGGATATTAGAGCTATATTATTTCAACATGGGAGTGGAGAGGTGGTTTTCATGAAACACATATCCATCCTCAGATCAGATAAAGTTGCAGGGTCTTTGTTAGGGCATGGACTTTGTTTTCCTGGAGATTTACGGTCATTGTGGGGGAGTTGATAGGGGCTTGTGTGATTACTGCTTACACACTGATTTACAACTCACTTTTAATTATCTGAGGGGAACTAGAGCCTGTGCCAGCAGGTACATCCCCTGCTTCTGGGACATGGAAGGGAGAGAGCCCTCTTTGGTTTCCCTCCACCACCAGCCCCTGTGCTCtgagacagagacgggggtctGCCCTGCCTCCTGGAGTTTCAGCAGGCCTCAGTGGACCAGGCCAGATGGATGTGTCTGAAATTCATACCTAGTATGGGACCTGGATGGGATCTGAGGATTTCTAATGGAAATATGAAGCCATGGTCTACTGGGCGTGCAAGTCTAGCACTCTCTGGTGACCTATAAATTAGACTGTTGTCAGGGACACACAAATCACTCCCTCAGCATATCTTCTCTAgtttctctcttctgtctcctctgctGTAGAACTACACTACACTTGAGTTAAGCCAATCATAACACTGTTGTAGTTGTTAATCCACTGTACAATTTGttgaaatatatccacaacaAAAAATCCCAGTTGAATACGGATTTGATATTCCTGAGGCGTTATCTGTAAAGGAATGGGTTCGCAGATCAACAAGTGGCCAGCTTTATCATTTTCAAAATCATGTCTGTGATTTATAGTTTAACTGTCATGTAATTTCAATTTAAAGGTTAGTTTATTGCTGCTGAGAACCTCAAAGGCCATTAAATCTTGGTAATGAGATTTGCATTATAAAATGAGCAGGAGACGATTCATAGACCCTTGGAGGCTGAGCAGCAACATTACTCCCACCTCCTCaacatcctctctccttcacataATCAATGGGGGGAACCAAAGCCAAAGGATTTTTATTTCATTtacttatttcacctttatttaaccaggtaggcaagttgagaacaagttctcatttacaattgcgacctggccaagataaaacaaagcagttcgacacattaacaacacagagttacacatgaagtaaaacaaacatacagtcaataatacagtagaaaaaatagtatatatatgatgtgagcaaatgaggtgagataggggaggtaaaggcaaaaaaaaaggccatggtggcgaagtaaatacaatatagcaagttaaacactggaatggtagatttgcagtggaagaatgtgcaaagtagaaataaaaataatggagtgcaaaggataaataaataaatacagtaggggaagaggtagttgtttgggctaaattatagatgggctatgtacaggtgcagtaatctgtgagctgctctgacagctggtgcttaaagctagtgaggcagataagtgtttccagtttcagagatttttgtagttcgttccagtcattgtcagcaaataactggaaggagaggtggccaaaggaagaattggttttgggggtgaccagggagatatacagtacctgctggagcgcatgctacaggtggttgctgctatggtgaccagcgagctgagataaggggggactttacctagcagggtcttgtagatgacctgaagccagtgggtttggcgacgagtatgaagcgaggtcCAGCCAAcggagcgtacaggtcgcagtggtaggtagtatatggggctttggtgacaaaatggatggcactgtgatagatcaCAAAGGATCTGTAAATATTGTTGTTTCTAAACCCACATGGGGAAAGAACTAGAAGTGAGTCAGATGTGTGTGGTTGTCTTGCTGATGGAGCCATTCCTTATCTCTCTGATTGGCTGCTTACATTCACAAACACTAAGTAAACAAGACTCTCTGTTTAAAACCCTCCCAGAGGAACCTTTCAGCATGACCTACATGAGTTCCATGACTAATGAATGCCATAGAATTTAATAAAGAATTATTCCATGGTATGAACATACGTCTCATGTGGACTCTTCAAGTCTGAAGGATGGTGTGCAACATTCAACGTGCATTTTCATATTTTAGGGACATACAAGGGTTGTTGCCCATACCAAACACACCAGAAGAAAACACTGTACTGTGGCCCCACTGACACTAATAGTGTTTGAAGTAACATGTCCATTACAATCATGATTATCATCAATTAGGAGTTTTGGGAGTGTTCagagggaggggactgggggGAGAAGGGTTCATTTGGAGCAGGACTGTTTTCTTCTCTCATAATTATTTTTAATGTCAGTCATTAATTCTTCCCTTGGGGGAGTGTTGCAGTAGCAGTCTTTCCTGTTTGGGCCTTAGATCATCAGCCGTGCTGCCTTTCCATGAACCTTCCTCTGTTCCCTTATTCCTGCTGTCTGCTTGGATGCCattcacaccacatcacaccacagccTGGGATAGTGACTGGGCATTAATGAGCTGGGAACAGGAGACAGAACGCAGGATGCAGTCACTGTATTAGGCCGTTTCTGCCAATCCAAACACTTGTATGAAAAAGGTTTTGAATGTCAAGAACATACAGGCTAGCGTTAAGGCAGCTCTTTGGCAATTTCGACTTGTAAAATTTCCAAACCTGGCGCCAGGGTTGGAAATTGACCTGTCGTTTGTGCTGAGGTGGGAAGGGTAGAaatatttgaggtgtgtccttaaaaaGGTGCGCCAATTTCAAACAGTGCTACCTGTAATATTTAAGACTCACCATAAGCTGGTCTTCGCGGTAACACAATTGGTTATGGCATCGATTTTGCCAGCGGAAGCGCACAGTAGTCTACCcattgggcacagacgtcaattcaacatctattccatgttggttcaaaCAACGTTGATTCTACCAGTGCATACCCAGTGGGTAGTCAGtagcaacgttgattcaaccagtgaaTACCCAGTGGGTAGTCAGtagcaacgttgattcaaccagtgcaTACCCAGTGGGTAGTCAGtagcaacgttgattcaaccagtgcaTACCCAGTGGGTAGTCagcaacgttgattcaaccagtgcaTACCCAGTGGGTAGttatgttgattcaaccagtgccAGTGGGTAGTCAGtagcaacgttgattcaaccagtgcaTACCCAGTGGGTAGTCAGtagcaacgttgattcaaccagtgcaTACCCAGTGGGTAGTCAGtagcaacgttgattcaaccagtgcaTACCCAGTGGGTAGTCAGtagcaacgttgattcaaccagtgcaTACCCAGTGGGTAGTCAGtagcaacgttgattcaaccagtgcaTACCCAGTGGGTAGTCAGtagcaacgttgattcaaccagtgcaTACCCAGTGGGTAGTCAGtagcaacgttgattcaaccagtgcaTACCCAGTGGGTAGTCAGTAGCATATAACCAATGTTTTATTCAAATATCACCATcagcaaaaaaaaacattctcgTTTTTTCATTATATTGAACATTATTTTTGTCCATGCATCTTCTGTGAAATGTTTGGACTCATTAGGCCTATCTGCGATGCCCATTGAATGAAAGGTGTCAATGACTGTAGGAAGTCAGTTTAGAAACATCAAGTTATTACAATAGACTGCTTATTGTTTTTCcttcataataataatattttgttAAAACATTTCATCTTCCATTTTCACCTGTTGGACCTAACTGTCAAATCGGCAGAATTCCTATCGCTGTTCTTTGTTCTGAATCCGCTTGTAGCCTAGGATATTTGCCTGTTTACCTTTCACATGGCAAAGTCACTAACAGGCTATATTAACAGAGAGTGTAAGCTAACCTTATGATAACGTTTGGTCAATGTCCAATTGTCCATGGCTTGAACATGCAGTGCATTTTCGAAATGCGAATGCAATGTGTGTAGACAAATACTGTATTTCCATGTTGAAGCCAATAAAAAAATAGATTAGCTGCATGATTGTTAACTAGGCCTGTTGCACACATTGCATGGAACGAGACATGCGATTCATGACACCATGCTTTTGACCCGATCCTATTTATTTATGCAGTAAGGCACAATAGACAGTGCTGTATCATCAATACAGAGacgaatatgcatatatttagatGTTGCATATTTAGatggctttctttcattgatccctaataTTCTGAAACCGTTCTCACTATATATTCTAGTGAGTCTGTGGACAAAATTCAAACTTAAAGGTTCGAAAGGATGGTATTTAAAAGGATGGTTCAAGATAAATGTACAGAAAACCCgattgaatgaaaactccacaagaaaatctgttggccaggaagtgggagggttttcagcggTTGAATGGAATGTATTCAGTGTGTGTAAGGTACATGTAGCCACACCCGTGGTGCAAGTGACGTGGCTGCATACGGTAAGTCtaaataccaactactgagaagtgcgtaGGAAAGGCGTGTCTAGGAAAGAATTTCCTATGTCTGAATTGGGCCGTTGGAGAAAAATATACTTAACATACCTTTGCtttgaagcatgcatgagagcatcagctgttccggacaactgtgtgatcacgctctccgtagccaacgtgagtaagacctttaaacagttcaacatacacaaggctgcggggccagacggattaccaggacgtgtgctccgggcatgttctgaccaactggcaggtgtcttcactgacattttcaacatgtccctgattgagtctgttatagcaacatgtttcaagcagaccaccatagtccctgtgcccaagaacaccaaggcaacctgcctaaatgactacagacccatagcactcacgtccttagccatgaagtgcattgaaaggttggtaatggcccacgtcaacaccattatcccagaaaccctagacccacttcaatttacataccgccccaacagatccatagatgatgcaatctatATTGCACTCAACAACGACGGCAGCCAAtaggtaggaggtcagagacctggccgagtagtgccagaataacaacctatccctcaatgtaaccaagactaaggagatgattgtggactacaggaaaaggaggaccgagcacgcccccattctcttcgacggggctgcagtggagcaggttgagagcttcaagttccttggtgtccacatcaacaacaaactagaatggtccaaacacaccaagacagtcatgaagagggcacaacaaagcctattccccctcaggaaactaaaaagatttgacatgggtcctgagatcctcaaaaggttctatagctgcaacatcgagagcatcctgactggttgcatcactgcctggtacggcaattgctcggcctctgaccgcaaggcactacagagggtagtgggtacggcccagtacatcactggggctaagctgcctgccatccaggacctctacaccaggcggtgtcagaggaaggccctaaaaattgtaaaaaggcccctgccaccccagtcatagactgttctctctactaccgcatggcagcggtaccggagtaccaagtctaggacaaaaaggcttctcaacagtttttaccaacaagccataagactcatgaaaaggtaatcaaatggctacccgaactatttgcattgtgtggacccacccaacccctctttttacactgctgctactctctgtttatcatatatgaaTAGTCACTTCAACTatgcattcatgtacatactacctcaattgggcggACCAACTAGAGCTCCCGCACATTGTCTAAcctggctatctgcattgtgtcctacccaccacccgccaaacCCTCTTAtacactacttctactctctgttcatcatactttatatgcatagtcactttaaccatatctacatactacctcaatcagcctgactaactgctggctgtatatagcctcgctacttttatagcctcgctactgtatatagcctgtctttttactgttgttttatttctttacttacctattgttcacctaataccttttttgtactattggttagagcctgtaagtaagcatttcactgtaaggtctactacacctgttgtattcggcgcacgtgacaaataaactttacAACTTTAAATGATTACTTTTATGATGGGTCCAACATCATGTTTAAAATCATGTATAAAAGTGTTATGTCAAACCTTGAAGACCAAATACATACTACAAAACTGTAATGTTGTGTCCCAGTATGTTTTACGTTTCATTTCTGAGAGATGCCTTATGTTTAGTTTCTATTCcttttgtttctatgttttaagTTTCGTTTCATTGCCTTTCGTTTCCAAGCCTTAAGTTTTGTTTCTGTGAAAGTGAAAGTATTTTCCTCTCCAGTCATAGAAGCTCTCTCACTCACACGCCTacatccaccccccccccctttctctttgtctttctctctcttacacacacacaaacacatgttcTCCCTCATTTTCACACatactctctcactcactgtactgtactcctGCGAGGATGGCAGacagtttctctctcttggaAGAGGATCTATCATGTCCAGTGTGCTGTGAGATCTTCAGGGAGCCGGTGATCCTCTCCTGCAGCCACAGCCTCTGCAGGGCCTGTTTGGAGGAGACCTGGAGTAAAGGAGGGACGCAAGACTGCCCAGTCTGCAGAAGGAGGTCTTCCAAAGACCAGCCACCTCCCAACCTAGCCCTGAGGCATACCTGTGAGATtctactgagggagagggagaccaaGGACACTCCTGGGCCCCCAAAGGAGCCAACCGAGGAGCTGACAGAGGAGTCTGCAAAGAATGCTACagagggggtggtagaggagGCTACAGGCGGGCTCTCACAGAGTGAAAACACCAGCCACAGGGGTCCACAGGGTGTATGTAGCTTACACTCCCAGAAGCTCCAGCTCTTCTGCTTAGAGGATgagtgtctggtgtgtgtggagtgtgtgttggAGCACGCAGACCACAGCTTCTGCTCTGTGGGAAAGGCAGCaggtcagaggaggaagggactcAGACCCCAACTGGAGGCCCTGCAGAAGAAAATGGCTGCCTTTAGCAAAGCTGAGCTCACCTGTAACAAAATGGTTGCTCACATCAGGGTGCAGACCCAGAGAGCAGAAAGGCAGATAAAGGAGGAGTTTGAGAAGCTACACTGCTTCCTGAGggatgaggaggtggagagactaGGTGCgctgaaggaggaagaggaggagaataaCAAAAGGATGAAGGAGAGAGTAGACGAGATAAGTGAGATCATGTCATCTCTGTCAGACACAATTAGGGCTGTGGAGGAGAAACTGGCAGTGGATGATGATGTGTCCTTCCTGCAGAGCTACAAAACGATAATGGAGAGAACGCAGAGTGTTCCTGAGGACCCACAGTTGGGCTCAAGAGCACTGATCAACTTGGCCAAACACCTGGGCAACCTCAGTTTCCAAGTCTGGGAGAAGATGCAGAAGGCAGTGAAATACACACCTGTGGTTCTAGACCCAAACACTGCACATCCCAGTCTCTATCTATCTGAAGATCTGACCAGCCTAAGATCTGAAGATAAACTACAGTCTCTCCCAGACAACCCAGAGAGGTTTGATTTTTATTCTGACATCTTGGGTTCAGAGGGTTCACTTCAGGGACACACTTCTGGGATGTAGAAGTCGGAGAAAGTGATGACTGGAGTGTAGGAGTGGCCAGCGAGTCTGTTAGTAGGAAGATAGAATACAAAAGTGGATTATGGGCTGTTGGGGTACATGATGGTGAACCTTATAACATGACGAAAAAGACACAGAGGATTAGAGTTTCGTGGGACAAATGGGAGGTGTCCTTCTTTGGTCTTAGTCCATGTATTCACAAACTCAAAACAATTCAGCACAAATGTACAGAGAGGATGTATCCACACTTTTATTTTCACAATGGTCAAACACTGCAGATCCTTCCAGGGAAAGTCTCTCTGAAGGTGGAAAACCATAGTGTATGAACACTTGAATGTAAGGGTTTCCCCATTCAACTTGTTTCTCCTCAGCATGGTGTACAAAGTAACATTCTCATCAATATGACCTTGGTCGCTTTTGAGATGGAGAATATAATTGCATTGTCATTTAAAACTATGTTGCAGTGTTTTGAAAACTTTGAATGTATGTGTTTATGCATATCACTAACCTTTCAATGTTAAAAGATAAAGATTGAAAAAAATACGTATATATTGATTTATTTGTTCTTCAATAAATAGAAAATATTTTATGTTTGGAGTGGTTAACTTCCATTATATGGTAGAATTTCAACATTCTTCAATGACCATGCCTGGTGTTGTTGGAGCCCTGGGGAATATGAGGATGGCGAGACATGGAGAAGCCTCGCCATCACGCAGCTCTGCCTCACCTTGTCTAAATCTCAATAGcaccatcctgtctcctctcctttctccacgGCCCCATCGGTATCAATAGAAATTATAGTCAAAACCATACGGAAGAAAAGTTGGAAATCAATGGCTTGCATATCACCTGATTAgatcgctgtgtgtgtgtgtgtacacacacggGCCTGCTGTGAGAGAGCAGGTGTGTGGGGTATAAGGCCTGGCCCCGCAGGCGGCAACCCCTCTACATGGGAGACGGTAATGAGATTACCCCGGCCtgcaggacctcacacagcagacaGTGATCAGATTAGAGAAAGGACACTCCAACATCATCCCTGTCTGAGAGGAATGAATGTCCTCTGGATTGGTCACCCTCTCTCAGGGTACTGTAACACaaatatagtaggcctactgTTTTTCTTGAGCCTTCAGACCCTGAGTGTAACTCTCCTATTTCTCTCTGGCGACTCTGCGTTACGCACACCTCttggagggaacgcaacaccctgctacactcaactccccgtggagtgaaagaggtacgTGATTGTAGGTACGGGTAAGGATGACAGAGGCAGAGAACATTACCGTTTACTGAGAATTTATTTCCTTGACATGGTAatgtggggaaaaggggctggacagaaCCAAAGCTACCTTACCTACCtgcccactacttacctaaccttaCCACCTGGCGCGCTAACCAACATACAGAGgatggtccgcccaggtcttacctactGTCCATAGACAGAGTACATACtatgggtatatgtatgcccgcaggcCAAGGTGCTTTCCCCTTCCCTCCTGGGAACAAATGTAACAATAATACAAACTTAAGGTGAACAATTTCAATAATCAAAAACACTGAATCCGATTGGCACACATATACCACAGAAGTATCGGCTAGAAAATACTTTCAACAACACTGTCTCTgcgcaacaaccaacacaggacatccaAGAAGCTCTCTCTCCTAACaaaggaacactggcttttatccaGCTGCAGAAGGAGTTTGTAATTGCCGACAGCTGTATCCCCTAACGAGAAGGCGGGATCAGACCTCCatggggccgaccaatcagctgcttcgaatccaggaagccatttcctgaaatacacacatacatatacacaaacaaACCCAGAATACAGAAACCGGGGAACGTGTTCCTGTGTGCCTGCCTGCGAATGGGATTGCTTTGGGAATCTTGGTGACGCGGCtgatgggtgtgtgtggaggctggTTGGTTTGTGTGGAGGCTGTTGGCTGGGTGTAAAGACTGTTGGCTGGgtgtggaggctggtgggtgTGGTGTGGAGGCTGTTGGCTGGGTGTGGAggctggtggctgggtgtggaagctggtggctgggtggggaagctggtgggtgggtgtggaagctggtgggtgggtgtggaggctggtgggtgggtgTAGAGGGTGGGTGTGGAGGCTGGTGGCTGGGTATGGAGGCTGGCtggtgtgtgtggaggctggtgggtgggtgtggaggTGGGTGTGGAGGCTAGTGGCTGGGTATGCAGGCTGGTTGGTGTGTGggaggctggtgggtgggtgtggaggtgtgggtgtggtggctgggtatggaggctggttggtgtgtgtggaggttggtgggtgggtgtggaggGTGGGTGTGGAGGCTGGTGGCTGGGTATGGaggctggttggtgtgtgtggaggctggtgggtgggtgtggaggTGGGTGTGGAGGCTGGTGGCTGGGTATGGaggctggttggtgtgtgtggaggctggtgggtgggtgtggaggGTGGgtgtggaggctggtgggtgggtgtggaggTGTGGGTGTGGAGGCTGGTGGCTGGGTATGGaggctggttggtgtgtgtggaggctggTGAGTGGGTGTGGAGGGTGGgtgtggaggctggtgggtgtgtgtggaggctggtgggtgggtgtggaggTGGGGTGTGAGGGCTGGTGGCTGGGTATGGAGGCTGGTGGCTGGGGCTGGTGAGTGCTGGTTGGAGGGTGGGTGTGGAGGCTGGTGGCTGTGTGTGGAGGCTGGTTGGGTGTGTGGAGGCTGGTTGGTGGGTGTGGAGGGTGGGTGTTGAGGCTAGTGGCTGGGTATGCAGGCTGATtggtgtgtgtggaggctggtgggtgggtgtggaggtgtgggtgtgggtgtggaggCTGGTGGCTGGTAtgctggttggtgtgtgtggaggctggtgggtgggtgtggaggGTGGGTGTGGaggctggttggtgtgtgtggaggctggtgggtgggtgtggaggTGTGGGTGTGGAGGCTGGTGGCTGGGTATGGaggctggttggtgtgtgtggaggctggtgggtgggtgtggaggTGTGGGTGTGGAGGCAGGTGGCTGGGTATGGaggctggttggtgtgtgtggaggctggtgggtgggtgtggaggTGTGGGTGTGGAGGCTGGTGGCTGGGTATGCAGGCtagttggtgtgtgtggaggctggtgggtgggtgtggaggTGTGGGTGTGGA
This genomic stretch from Oncorhynchus keta strain PuntledgeMale-10-30-2019 chromosome 29, Oket_V2, whole genome shotgun sequence harbors:
- the LOC127913628 gene encoding zinc-binding protein A33-like, producing the protein MADSFSLLEEDLSCPVCCEIFREPVILSCSHSLCRACLEETWSKGGTQDCPVCRRRSSKDQPPPNLALRHTCEILLRERETKDTPGPPKEPTEELTEESAKNATEGVVEEATGGLSQSENTSHRGPQGVCSLHSQKLQLFCLEDECLVCVECVLEHADHSFCSVGKAAGQRRKGLRPQLEALQKKMAAFSKAELTCNKMVAHIRVQTQRAERQIKEEFEKLHCFLRDEEVERLGALKEEEEENNKRMKERVDEISEIMSSLSDTIRAVEEKLAVDDDVSFLQSYKTIMERTQSVPEDPQLGSRALINLAKHLGNLSFQVWEKMQKAVKYTPVVLDPNTAHPSLYLSEDLTSLRSEDKLQSLPDNPERFDFYSDILGSEGSLQGHTSGM